Within Homo sapiens chromosome 2, GRCh38.p14 Primary Assembly, the genomic segment TTCCTTGATGTACTGCACTTTTGTTAACAAAGCTAGACTGTTAGGTTTCCCTCACAGGCTTAATCACATGATTGATCCACCAGAAGGCGCAGTAGATAGAGCCTCCCCACATATTTTCCCATGAACTGCTCTCAACCAAGATCCCAGTTCCTGTTGTTCCCGTAACCATTTTTTCTAACTTCAGTGTATTTATTCCTGATTTCATCTTGTTGGTTTtgatctgtttttctctcttactaAGATCACTTGGAGTTCTGATACTCTGTGTCTTCACAAATACATTAACAAGCCATTGTTCCCAGCTTGCTTTTTGGGAAAATTGATAAATATGTCTTATGCAGCCTCAGGATCTTCATAAAAATTGAGAACAAAAGAATTTcataggttttaattttttaaccaaGAGATACCAAAATCTGATGACGTGTGAAAATTGGAACATTTTCTTGTCTACAGTCCTCCAATGCACTTAATCTTCCAAAGATTACCTCCTGCCTTATTACATCTGCACATCTTTTCAGTTCTTTGCGATTTAACTTATTTGATTTCCAAGGCCCTATGTAAGGGCTCTCTCATCAGTTTTCTGCACCAATGTTTATGCTACCCTTTTCAGTTGCAAAttgttatctctttttcttttgtggagacagagtctccttctgtctcctggagtgcagtggcaagatctcggctcactgcaacctctgcctcctgagttcaagcagttctcctacctcagcctccgagtagctgggactacaggcgcgcgtcactctgcccagctaatatttctatttttagtagagacggggtttcacatgttggccaagctggtcgcaaactcctgacctcaggtgatccgccggggcctcccaaagtgttggggttacaggggtgagctaccacacctggccctgttaTCACTGATGGCCACATATTAATATACAGGTTAGGTATCTttaatctgaaactttttgagtaccaacatgacaccacaagtgggaaattctttttttttttttttttgagacggagtcccgctctgtcgctcaaggtggagtgcagtggcacaatctcagctcactgcaagctctgcctcccaggttcacgccattctcctgcttcagcctcccaagtagctgggactacaggcacctgccaccatgcccagctaatttttttttgtatttttagtagagacggggtttcactgtgttagccaagatggtcttgacctcctgatctcctcgtgatctgcctgcctcggcctcccaaagtgctgggattacaggcgtgagccaccgcacccggcccacaaaTGGAAAATTCTTTACCCGATCTCACGTGATCGGTggcagtcaaaactttgtttcatgtacaaaattatttaaaatattgtataaaattaactTTAAGCTATATGTGTAAGATTtatatgaaacaaatgaatttcatgtttggaCTTGAGTCCCATCTCCAAGATATCTCCtttatgcaaaattttaaaaaatctaaaatacttCTGGTCACAAGCATTTCAGATAATACTCAACCTGTATCATCTTTGCTAAGTATCCCTCTTCTTTATTATCTGCCATTAGCATTCATTAAATGTTTTCTCTGTGCTACCCTTCCAAGCACTATACATGCTTCATCTCATTCAAGTCTCATTACCTCTCCATAATTAACTTCATTTAAATttgaggaaactggggcacagagaggttaagtaacttgcccctgGTTACACAGCAAGGAAGTCATAGAGCTAGAATATGAGCCCAAATCATCTCATTCAAATCCTAGCACTTCTATATCAACATGGCCCCTCATTTGTTATCTGAAATCAGTGCAGTAGAAAATAGGAGAGTAGTTCTAAGTCCCAGCCAAGCATCAGACTCAGGTGGAGTAtttttcgctttttttttttgagatggagtttcacttttgttgccgaggctggagtgcaatgttgcagtctcggctcactgcaccctcttcctcccaggttcaagtgatcttcctgcctcagcctcctgagtagctgggattataggcgcacaccaccacacccggctaattttgtattttcagtagagacggggtttctccatgttggtcaggctggtctcgaactcctgatctcaggtgatccgcctgcctcggcctcccaaagtgctaggattacaggcatgagccaccatgcctggctggagtATTTTTCTTAACCAACTTTATTGAGGTAGaatttacatgccataaaattaCCCATTTTATGTGTACagctttatgtttttttattaatttagcaAGCTGTACAACCATTACCACATTCCAgctttaggacttttttttttttttttagtcttgtattagtgcatttttttttttatactttaagttctgaggacattttcatcatcctGCGGAACTTTTTTAACACACAATTTTGAGTCCCAAACTGGACTTCAGTCAGAATTTATGGGTGGAGTCGGAGCTCCACGAGTGATTCCGATTTGCAGCCATGAACTATTAGTCTGGCCATAGTGGGAAGGACTGATAAGAGGACTGCATCCGGACCACACATCTAGGCTCTCTGAAATCTGCCTTCTGACCTGTTCCACCCCACTGCCCACTACTTCTCCCCAGGCGTCTCTGATAGTCAGGCGAACAGTCTCAGCCTCTGAGGCAGGTCTGGTCCTCAACCCATACATGTACAGTTGACCCTGGAACAATACAGCAGGTGGGGTGTCAACCCCAAGCAGTTGAAAATCAAGTTGAAAAAAAGTATAACTTTTGGCTCCTCCAAAACTTaattactaatagcctactgttggccagaagccttaccaataacataaaccaTTGATTAACATATAttctgaggccgggcacggtggctcacacctgtaatcctaacactttgggaggctgaggcaggtggatcacttgagcccaggagttcaagattgggctgggcaacatggcaaaattctgtctctacaaaaattaggcatggtggcacatgctgtagtcccagctacttaggaggctgaggtgggaagatagattgagcccaggaggtcaaggctgcagtgagctatgattgtgccactgcattccagcctgggccacagagtaagaccctgcctcaaaaaaagaattttaaaaacatatatcctgcatgttatatgtattatatactgtattcttaacaATAAAacaagctagagaaaagaaagtcataagaaaagaaataggttactgttcattaagtggaagtggatcatcataaaggtcttcatcatctttacattgagtaggctgaggaggagttGGTTTTGCTCTCTCTGCGATTGCAGAGaaagaagaggtggaggagttAGAAGGGGAGGCTGGAAAGGCAGGCATACTCGGtgtaactttttttgaaaaaaatctgtgtgtaaGTGGCactgtgcagttcaaacccatgttgttcaagggtcacctGTATTTGTTTCAGTCCCCATGCCTTTGCTTATGTTGTTCGTCCTACCTGAAATGTGCTCCTCCTCTTCTAAGGGCCTGCTCACTTTCTAGAGAACTCAAgtgcctcttctcttttcttcgaGAATCTTTCTGTCGCCACTCTTGTCTCTCCAGGAAGGGTCCATGCTCTTGCATCCCTGACCTGCCATTGTACTGTGTGTGGGAATTCTGTCTCACCAGAGTATAAGATCTGGGAGGTGGGAATAAATGTTACACACATCTCTTTTCTTAGTACTGGACATAGAGCTAGCAGACATCCGACTTGgttgtgatgatggttgcacagctctctaaattttccaaaaattgttgaattatatacataaaatcagTAATTAATTTATGGTTATACCTTAGTAAGGTGGTAAAAGCTTCACAGATGAGTCTGATGCTCAGGGCACGTTAATTATGTTTAATACTTGGTGGCAGTGATAcatctcttaatttttaatatctggATGCATATTTTGgagtattaaatatatatgctccTATCTTTACAGGAATCCTACGGCCCCTGAATATTTTGGCATCTTCAACCTACCGCAACTGTGTCAAGAATGCCTCTCTTATTTCTGCATTGTCCACTGGACGTTTTAGTCATATTCAGACACCAGTTGTTTCCTCCACTCCCAGACTTACCACATCTGAGAGAAACCTGACATGTGGGCATACCTCAGTGATCCTTAATAGGTAGAGTATATttctttgtggggttttttttgttttttgttttttgtttttttttgagacggagtctcactctgttgcccaggccagagtgcagtggtgcattctcagctcactgcaacctccacctccggggttcaagcaattctcctgcctcagcctcctaagtagctggaaagttctgggattacaggcgtgagccactgtgcctggctggtagAGTCTATTTCAATAAACATGATGCTTAGACAAACTTTCCAAGATATTCATGCCTGCAGGGGTATCCTAGAAGTAGGTGGTATTCTTTGCCTACCTGCAGTTAATTATGTAGACATCTGCTTGATTGAGTGGGAGACTGTGACTGACATCCATGTATCTAGGCGCCTGCAGCAGGAAAATGCCAAACACAGCATGCTTCTGATGTTGTATGTGTGCTTTCCTGCATGGAGGCTGTCATCCAAAGTGGAGGGTGCACAAGACGCTCAGCTTATAAGGATGGGCTGCATGTGTTGGTCATTCAGTCAGCAAATACTCAGTTAAATACCCCTGGGTGCCTAGCACTGTACTTGGCAAAAAGGACATAAGGGTAAACAAATTGAAGTCCTCAAGGAGTTTGCAATCTGGTGGGAAGATGGATAAGAAATAAAGCGATGATAatagaatgaattattttacaGGGATTGAGGGGGTAGGTTTTAGAAGATTGCGAGTTGGTGAtggttgctattctaatttatGCTTAATGTCATGGGTCATTGGAAGTAATATTGTATATGAAAAGTTAGTTCCAGTCCATTGGAGCAGCTTTACTCATTTCTCAGTATAGATAATGAATTTTAATCCTTTAATCAGTCTGATTACaagctaaaaattttaaaatatatttttagaatggCCCCCGTGCTTCCAAGTGTCCTGAAGCTGCCAGTCAGATCTCTAACATACTTCAGTGCAagaaaaggcaagagaaagaccGTGAAAGCTGTCATCGATAGGTTTCTTCGACTTCATTGTGGCCTTTGGGTGAGGAGAAAGGTGAGTCTTCACACTGTTACTAAATTGAAAAAGGAAtgtgaggccgggcgtggtggctcacgcctataatcccagcactttggcgggtggatcataaggtcaggagttcaagaccagcttggccaacatggtgaaactccatctctactaaaaatacaaaaattaggcgtggtggcaggcacctgtaattccagctactcgggaggctgaggcacataattgcttgaacccgggaggtggaggttgtagtgagccaagatcgaaccactgcactccagcctgggcgacagagcgagactccgtctcaaaaaagaaaagaaaaaaggagtgtGAGCAGATTAAAATCAAACAGAATTCAGAATTCAGCCAGgcactgtagctcatgcctgtaatcccagcactttgggaggccaaggcgggcagaacacttgaggtcaggcgttgtggcaggtgcctataatcccagctgcttgggaagctgaggcaggagagtcgcttgaacctggaaggcagaggctgcagtgagccaagatcacgccactgcactccagcctaggtgacacagcaagacttcatctcaaaaaatgaaaagaaagcagctTAAGACCAGTTTTGCAAAACCATTTTTGAGATTTAGTAACTGCCCAAATCCTAATTCCCTTTCATTACTTGgaaattaaatctttaaaaatcaaaatttggttccctgtaaaaataaaatagttggtAGAACTTTCTTGATGTTTGAAAGGTTGAAAGGATTCTCCCGTTTTATAAACAGTACTAAATTAGTAGATAAATGGGTTGGTTGGAACTCTCAGCTCATTTCTCTATTGAAACACTGTGGTGGGTAGTTTCCTACACCAGTCAGCAGAAGCTCATATAATCCATAAAGCAGCTAAACTAAAGGTCTAATGTTCTGAGTTTTGTGAATTTGAGACCACTGGAAACATTTCTTcccttttgtgtgtatgtgtttttttttttttctttttttgagacaaagtgtcactctatcgcccaggctagagtgcagtggcacaatcttggctcactgtgacctctgcctcacgggttcaggccattctcctgcctcagccttccgagtagctgggattacaggcatgcaccaccatgccaggctaatttttgtatttttagtagagacgggttttcaccatgttggccaggctggtcttgaactcctgaccttaagtgatccacctgtctcggcctcccaaagtgctgggattacaggcatgggccgtGACGCCTAGCCCCACCCTTTGGTTTTTATACCAGTTATTTCCAGGTCCTCTTCTAGCCCTAGGTAAAATGAAATGGGTGGGTTTCCTTGCCTTCCTTTCCATGTCCCTCTTACTGGGCTCTGGGGCCCTCATGTTACTGTAAAGGACCCGATCATACTCTCCAGTCATAATACCTAGCTTCAGTTCAGGGCTCCCGAAAGTATACCCTGTATAGAATGCCCTGCCTCTTCAAAAtctaattttcagagaaaaaaaaaatctgggtagATGAATTCAAACTAATGTGTAAAACAAAGTATTTTCCATGACACGGTTTCATCCAGCAGTCCTTGGTATTTATTGTTCATTCCCTCCTTCCATTTTTGAATCTAGAGATTGTCTAAAAAATTTCAAGCATTTTCATAGTGGTTCCATTCTGTGAATAATCTTTAAAGGATACTGGTGGTAATGAGCAGGGCAATAAATTAGGTGTTTGTACGTCAGAGATCCATAGTAACCCAG encodes:
- the MRPL35 gene encoding large ribosomal subunit protein bL35m isoform a (isoform a is encoded by transcript variant 1) → MAASAFAGAVRAASGILRPLNILASSTYRNCVKNASLISALSTGRFSHIQTPVVSSTPRLTTSERNLTCGHTSVILNRMAPVLPSVLKLPVRSLTYFSARKGKRKTVKAVIDRFLRLHCGLWVRRKAGYKKKLWKKTPARKKRLREFVFCNKTQSKLLDKMTTSFWKRRNWYVDDPYQKYHDRTNLKV
- the MRPL35 gene encoding large ribosomal subunit protein bL35m isoform c (isoform c is encoded by transcript variant 3), with the translated sequence MAASAFAGAVRAASGILRPLNILASSTYRNCVKNASLISALSTGRFSHIQTPVVSSTPRLTTSERNLTCGHTSVILNRMAPVLPSVLKLPVRSLTYFSARKGKRKTVKAVIDRFLRLHCGLWVRRKAGYKKKLWKKTPARKKRLREFVFCNKTQSKLLDKMTTSFWKRRNWHSPICR
- the MRPL35 gene encoding large ribosomal subunit protein bL35m isoform b (isoform b is encoded by transcript variant 2), with amino-acid sequence MAASAFAGAVRAASGILRPLNILASSTYRNCVKNASLISALSTGRFSHIQTPVVSSTPRLTTSERNLTCGHTSVILNRMAPVLPSVLKLPVRSLTYFSARKGKRKTVKAVIDRFLRLHCGLWVRRKAGYKKKLWKKTPARKKRLREFVFCNKTQSKLLDKMTTSFWKRRN